The Chaetodon auriga isolate fChaAug3 chromosome 2, fChaAug3.hap1, whole genome shotgun sequence genome segment CTGCGCCAGTCTTTTGAAGTACATTGTGGAGAGGGAGCGGGGCGTTCAGGGACAGGCAATGAGCCACAGCATTCAGAGTATGAGCATCTCTCACATGACTGTGTACTTACCCAGTGTAGCTAAATAAAGAGAGACATCACTTTCTTGCTCCACCGTCAGAtcagaggatgagaggaagcaAACAGCGATCGAGGCCAGTAGTCCGTTCACAAATGATTGACAACGCACTCAAAGTATGCCGGGAGTTCCTGGAGAGTCGAGAGCATCGTGACATAGACATAAGCTTGgaaacaccacaaacactcacaaagGAGGAGTGGGCGGAGTTTATTGACAGTTACTACCTTGTTGTTCAGTGAGTacagggtgtgtgcgtgtgagaggcAAACTGGTGAACTGGTAACTGGTAAACCAAGCATCCTTCAGTGTCTCACTATggtccctccctctgtttctttgcTCAGTGGCGGAGCAGAGATTGAAAACAGTGATCACTTTGTGACCTGCTGTGAAGCCATGCTACAGAGGTTAGTTGAGATCAGTCCACAGCTGGACATAGATGGCATACACAACATCTGGATCATCAAACCTGGAGCTATGTCCAGGGGCAGAGGTGAGGAGTCAGACACTGTCAGACAGTTCACATAATGTCTGCCGTAGTCCTGGCTGACCTGCTACACCTGCCTTCTAGGTATCAAATGTGCCAAGCGTCTGGATCAGATCCTCAGGCTTGTGGACTGTGATCCAACTCTGATCAAGGAGAGCAAGTGGGTGGTGCAGAAATACCTTGAGCGACCCTTGCTGGTCCATGGCACCAAATTTGATGTTCGCCAGTGGTTCCTGGTCACTGACTGGAACCCCCTGACTGTGTGGTTCTATAAGAAGTGCTACTTGCGCTTTTCTACGCAGCCCTACTCACTAGATACACTGGACAGGTAAGAGAGTGATACTGATAAAGACATAAGAGAAAAATTAAACACAGAAGCAGATGTGAAACCTGATGAACGTTAAATTTGAAAAAggggaagtgagagagagatacaaAGTAAGGAATGTTTATGCTTGTTGTTTTGGCGGGAGATCTGATTTTGTATCAGTGCATGGCATCAAAGTAGCTGTTATCCTCAGGGTATATTCAAATTTACGTGTATTTGCTGTTCTTGACATTAGTAATATTCAAATCAACCCCCAAACTGCCTCTACAACACCTGCTCACCTATAGTATATACAAGAGTGCTTCTACCCAGACCGATGCTGCACAAGTTTTTAAGCAACAAATGAGAAATATGCCAAACAAATACTGTAAGAATAACATTAATACTCTTTATGAACAACCCACTCAGCTCTATATTTTGTTCCAGTTAATTTCTTATAACTTGATAGAGTTATAGAGAAAATGCAGGTCTAAATTTGAAATTCATaatgagatgtttgtgtttttatccttGGAACTACACGTGCTTTGGTCTGTTCAAATGCTAAATATGACCATAACCAAAGAGAAGATAGCTTAGAAGTCATTTAAAGGCAAACTGGGGAGTAAAAGTAGTGACAGAGTTGTATCATATCTCTCATTGTGTCTCATTATGCTTCAGTTCTTTCCCTGTCACTCATTTCTCCATTTTGGCCTCCCCATCCATTCAGCTCTGTCCATCTGTGCAATAACTCCATCCAGAAGCACCTAAGGCCCTCCCAACAACGTCATCGAGGTATCCCAGCAGACAACATGTGGTCTGATGACCAGTTCAAGACCTTTCTGTCCAAGCAGGGCCGGGAAGCTCAGTGGCAGACTGTAGTGGTCCCGGGGATGAAGAAGGCTGTGATCCACGCATTACAGACAACTCAAGATCTGATGGAGTCAcgcaaaaacacatttgagcTCTATGGCGCCGACTTCATGTTGGGTAGGATTTAATCACTCTAAAGTTCATGGGATATGTTAAACTGCCTGTGTCAATACACATCGTCTTATattttaaaacagctttttcaGGAGCTGTAAAATCACATTGGTTGTTActcatttcttctctctgtgtttagtTTAATATGTCTGTGTACCTTTACTATGACAGCAAAAGGAAGTTCACCATGACTTAGacatgttgttttgtctttcttagGTTGTAACCTGCGTCCATGGCTCATAGAAATCAATGCCAGTCCCACTATGGCTCCCTCCACCCCTGTGACAGCCcgcctctgcactgctgtgcaGGAAGACACATTACGAGTTGTCCTGGACCGTAGAGCAGACCGCACTGCAAACACTGGAGACTTTAAGCTCATATATAGGCAGGTGAGGAAGAgttttttgtctcctcttcgGGTTATACTGTACATCCAAGTGACCCAAATTATGAGGGTGATACACAGTGCTTTCAATGTAACCTTTGGTCTCTAGGCAGCAGTCGAGGTGCCACAGTATGTAGGAGTCCACCTGCTCGTTGAGGGCTTCAAGATCAAATGCCCCTGCCCACTTCCTCCACTGAGCACCTACAACCATTCAGCACCAAAACACCGGGGCTACATCAAGAAGAAGGAACCTGCTGCAGATAAAGTAAAACCTCTGCCGAAGCTGTTGCTGAAGAGTGCAGAGATGCAGCTGAGGAATGCCAGCAGAGGGGTTctgcctgctcctcttcttcctcctgagCCACCTGTGCCGGTCCCGACTGAAACCTTCACTCTTCAGCTGCCAAGGACCGTGAAGTCCATCCACCTGCCCTTCAGTACACAGTctcactctgtgtttttgtgaaagaGGACACCAGAAGTATCAAAAGTCTGCTTAGAGAAAATTCAACCATGTACCAAAGAGAAGCACCAAAGTCCTCCTTTGTCTCTGGAGATTACTGATCCAAAACAGTCCAAACCAGCAGCCACCAGCACTTTGAGGTCCTAAAAGGCTTTTTAAAAGAAGGTATGCTGACCAAATTATTCACAGGCTTCTTCAGTTTGAACTCTcttttttcagggtttttttttggcctACCTCATAATAAAGTCAGAATTTAACAGATTCCAATGTCTTGTCTGTAACTCAATGAGTTCTTTTAAGCAATTTTGATTCAATAATTTGATTTAACACCACAGCGCCCCCCCTCACCTTGATACCATGTTGTGATTGGATGGACCAACCCCTTATTACAGTAAATTGCTGAATGCACCCATGAATCTGAACTCAAGATTTTACAACTTGTGctaagaaaaaaagggaaatagtcaacattttatttaaatacaGCAGAACTCTACTTTTTAACAATTATACTCGGCAGTATAATGCACAAGGAGAAATGATGAGCAAGGCTTTATAAGGCAATGAATGCAAGAATTTGCACTGACTAATTGACAGTGCTCAAAGCAAATATCCCACACCTAAGGGACATAGAGATTTTTCTTAAGAATatagcaggaaaaacagaaacacacatctcaGGCCAGCAGGTGATGGTGTGGCATGATGAATTTGGATAAAATTACCACAAGTTGCTGTTGTATTCCACAAGAAGACTAATAGGTTTTGGAATTGATTGTTTATTGTAGGTCACAGCTCATGCTGGAGTTGAGAGGAATTAAAGCTGATGAAGCATGAGTCTTTCACACCTGCAGGAAAGAATATATTACTAAAATGCGATAAAGTTCTCAATATACAACAGAGTGGAAACAGGAACTCTCACCCACTGACTTACCCCCAACACCACAAAACGAGCAGCTGGTGGCGGTAGTACCCACTTGCAGAGGTAATACGCATGTTCAGGTGACGGCGAAGAAGAAGCAATTCACGAGAACAGCCGAGGCTCCCACCTTCTGTAACCGTCCTCAGAAATGGCGGCGTCCGTGTGCCGAGTCGGGAGCACCGTGGGTCGAGTCCTTGCCAAAAACCGCAGCGTAAGTACAGATTTATAGGACAAACAGAAATGCTGTTTGTAAAAAGGGGGTTGTCATCATGGGCTCTTTTCTTGTTCTGGCGTAACGCTGGAAGTAATCGAAGGGTTTAGCCTGCTTGCTAAATTAACATGCTAACTGGCTAGCCGGGCTGGCCGCTGTACAGAGACGGGAAGGATTTAGCTAACCGGTTAGCATAAGAGAGCTAGCAGTGAATACAAGGTCACCTGTCAAATGAAGAAATACATCTTGTAACAACCACTTAACCTGTAACGTCCACTTTACATGCGTATTATTAAGATTAGCTGGTCATCGTTTCAGTTGCCTTTGGCCGTTCACAAGGTCAGCAGCTGTAAAGTTATCACTTGCCCTCATATCGCGGCTAAGGTTCTCGGGATTCCCTGATTGTCGACCCCAACGCGGGACTATCCCCGGTCGGCACTGTCCCGCTAGCCAGACTATCGAGCCCACCGACATATAACGgagctagttatctttttttatgttagttttttgttacgtacaagtgtatttgacatataattagtgacatattgtttcaaatacacctacagtatgaccattagcctatgaattgactttgtcgttacgttttaacaagtggtggataaatcctctttccgtttccgtTAACAACATTGCTAACTTGTACCGCAGAGCTAACGAAAACTCCGGACCATTCTACAACTCCCGACCATTTATGCGTGTAGATTCTATAACTCCCGACAATTTATGCGTGTAGAAAAGAGCGAACAACAACTCCGGACTAGCAAACCAGTCCTATTACTGGCCAAGAACGTCCTGTTACTGGCATTACTGCCGCTTCGACTGGCATACTCCGCCGTCGTTTTATCCAGTAGTGTTATTCTTACTGGAGTGGTGTTAAGAAATAGTACGTGtgccaatacataatatatgctataaatgacacgaatacgtgaaatataatcagggggcagtgtatatatatttgataatacgtgaaatataatccggcgggatagatcgtctaaaccacctggggctacgcgtccgtgagcgaactcagttgggagtctCCGTCTATCTACCGGTTCTCGGCTAGCATCGTTAGCACGGTGACTTTGGAAAGGCAGATGCTGGTAGTGGCAATCCGGAACTATTGATCATCGTCAAAATATGTGATTGTGGAATAATCATATTTGCACCCTGTCGAACAATAACGTGAAAACATGTACAGTGACACGGTGACATTATGTGAAATAGAGGTGAGCAGTGTCTACTTTCACATTAGCTTTAGCTGTGTTTCTAGTTTTTGCAGGAAAATCCAAATCATTGCGCAACTGTTTCTGTATACATTTATAATAAACATTGTCATTTTGGGTTGATCTCAGAAATAATTTAAAACTATTCAAGATACCTTCTTTAGGTAGGCTAAGTTGTAGACTTAATAGACTCAGTCGTGTCAGTCTGCCACAACATGGATTTTGTAATACTGTCATTGCCATAATAAAAGTTTAAGCATAATAAAATTTTGCTTTGTTATTGGCCCTCAAAGCTCTACGAAGTAAATTGAGTAGAGCACAGTTTTCCCATTGTTGTTTCTGACAACAAATGCCTCTTCAAATTCCTTggatggtgggagtagatgaaaACTTTTGTGTTGTTCTTGCAGTCAAGAATAGAGAAATTAGCATGCATTGCTCATAATGTTACCTTTCACATCTCAGTGTTACCTCTGCGTTGACTAGGAAAATGGTCGTGAGTGGATGTGACACAAGTTCCATGAATACGTGCATTTCAATATGCTGAAACGTTTATCATGGTGTGACAGTATTACAAAAATCCATGTTGTGGCAGAGCATTGACACCTGTACCATCCACCCCAACTATAACCTTACAGTGCAGTGTAATGGATATGTTACAGTAGACAATTGACCTGATATATACTGATACTGGTTGTGTCTATTTTTAGTCATTTCATTGGTGGTTTGGAGAATGTGGTAGTGGTGTCAATGTCAGCTGCCAGGCTTAAGTTTAGATGTTGTCCTTTGccaaacatttctgcttttgctttgcATGTAAATGGGGCAGCACGAGTTGGCTGCAAAGGTTCAGTAGTTCACATGTATCACATATTATTAGCAATCAAGGCATACATGTGCCACATTATGTGCAGCTGAATATGTGCAGTACAAAATGGCAAGACTTTCTAAAGTGTACTATGTTGTAGTATTTTGAGATATCCtgccaacaaacaaacaaatgggaCCTAAAATAAAGTGTCCTTTGCTACGTAAGGAAAATAGCAAGCAACTGAACCAGGCAGCACACCACAACTAGTGTTAGAATACTTTCAAATGTGCACAATGGATTCATAATATGGAGGATGGAAATATGCAAAAGTGGTTTCCAGTGTGCTTCATGGGAGTAGAAAGTCAGAATTTTTAAATATCCAGGATTTTAAAATGACTCCTTGTGTTTCTACCTGTCTAGCCCATCCTGCTGTCTCTGAGGCGTGGACAAGCCTCAGTTAGCTATGCCCAGAGCCTGGTGGGAGCCCCAGAAACTCGCCTAACTACTCTGGACAATGGTTTCAGGGTTGCGTCTGAGGAGACTGGACATGCCACATGCACTGTAAGAACTCAATAATAGGGAGTCTATTTACAATCATGCAGCAGGTCTTCATAGCGCTTTATAGACTCATCATTTCACTGACATCAAATTGTGTGTGATAAATGAGAGGTGCAGTTTAACTTTTTTCCATTCCTTAACATATTTCTTCCCTGTCATAGGTTGGATTGTGGATCAGTGCTGGCAGTCGCTATGAGAGTGAGAAGAACAATGGGGCAGGCTTCTTCCTGGAGCACATGGCTTTCAAGGTAGACTTTAGCAGACTTCATGACCTGTGGAGTTTTCCAGTTTTCCACTCTGCAAGGAACCTTAAAGTCTCATTTGGAACTTTTATATCTACCTGTTAGCCAACACCTTTGCTCTCGCTTCCCAGGGAACCAAGAAGCACGCTCAGACAGCCCTAGAGCAGCAGGTGGAGTCTATGGGAGCTCACCTGAGCGCCTACACCTCCAGGGAGCACACTGCATACTACATGAAGACCCTGGCCAAAGACGTGCCCAAAGGTAAGATGACCTGCTTATAAGTAGTGAATAAAGTTTCTGATTTCAGAGACATTGTAGTAGAATATCACCCATTCTTGTTTGCAAGATCAAGACGTGAAGAGTAAGTGTGAACATATCCTCTCTTAGTTGTGAACAATcattgtttctctgtgttttcccagccgtggagctgctgtcagaggtgGTGCAGAGCTGCTCATTGAACGAGGCGGACATTGAGCAGCAGAGGGGTGTGCTGCTGCGTGAGCTAGAGGAAGTCGAGAATAACCTCCAAGATGTCTGCCTGGACCTGCTGCATGCCACAGCCTTCCAGGGCTCACCTCTATCACAGAGTGTGCTGGGACCGCCCAGCAATGCCAGGCAGGCGGGACACACATCACGCACATCCTTTTAAATATTAGTCACAGTCTCAGATTTCAGATCTCAGAGCTCAGAGCTCAAAGTCAAACAGTGTAGTGTTGTAAGGATGCAAATTAGGATGTTAATTATGGCTTCAAAACTAGTGATGCACTGATTATGGCAGTCTCAATTTGTCATTATGTAACATTTTGGACATTTAGGTATGTCTGTAGCATACTATATAAAATTATGCACCATTATGTAAGTCACCATTAATATTCTATTCAATTCCTCCAGGATTCTGACCCGCCAGGACCTGGTGGATTATGTCAACAGCCACTACAAAGCCCCTCGCATggtgctggctgctgctggaggtagGTCCTCTTCCTCCgaacacacactgtgaggagtTTTGCTGGCTGCCTGTGAATTTCTGCTTTTCCCGGATTGACTGTGTCCATTTGATGTGTCTCCTCTACAGGTGTGAACCACGAGGAGCTGGTCGGTTTGGCCAAATCTCACTTCAGTGGTGTGCCTTTTGAATATGAGGAAGATGCCATCCCTGTGTTGGCACCCTGCAGATTTACAGGCAGTGAAGTGAGATTTGTTGAGAGTGTTTTGCACAAGtattcttctttgttttgttttattcctCTGCATAACCATTAGTTTTTTAATCCATTATCAAGACAAGTTGCAGAAATTCATCAAATTTGATCTTGCATATATAACAGGAATGCAGCAGTTACAGACTCATTTCAAGTTAATTCACTTCTATTTGAGATTGATGCATTCGATGTGATTCTGGCCTGTGGTGGAGCAGAGAGCTTGAGTGGGGATATTATTTCCACTGTCACGGTGAATTGTTTTGTTGATCTGTtccttcctcctgcctctcctcaggTCCGTATGCGTGATGATGCTTTTCCTCTGGCGCACATTGCCATCGCTGTGGAAGGGGCCAGTGCTGCCAGCCCAGACATCGTGCCACTCATGGTGGCCAACTCCATCGTCGGCAGCTTTGACCTCACCTATGGTGGTGGAAAGGTATGTGAAATGCGCTGTGAATTCATCTTATCAGTTCAGCAGTGTCCCCTTTAAGCTTTGCCCACTTGAGGTTGTTAATGTCTTGAGTGGCCATTATTGAGGGGTAGACTATGATCCTCTCTGAAAACCTGGGTCAGGGGTCTCACCCCTGCCTCTGGACCTGTTGGGAGGAACAAGACCTGAAATTAATTGCAGATGCTAAAAAATTGGTTTTGTCATTCTGCCCATTCCTGGATAAAATGTcaattttacatattttatagTTTAATGTactgaaaaatacacagaactgtaaaagtcagtttttatttcatcatattCGTATTTTTCTGTTCAAACTCTTGCTGATATTAAACCAATTACCCGGTGCTGGTGTGACTGTGAACATCGACGTCCGTTTCTTCTTCTCACCTGTAGCATCTGAGCAGCCGTCTGGCTCGCCTGGCAGTGGAGGAAAACCTGTGTCACAGCTTCCAGGCCTTCCACTCCTCCTACAGTGACACCGGCCTCCTGGGAATCCACTTTGTGGCTGACAAGCACCACATCGAAGACATGATGCACTGGTCCCAGAATGCCTGGTCAGTATTGActccagaacacacacacacacaccccataaCTGCATCATGTCATTTTTAACTACAGCACAATGCACATATTTCGTCTTATTTCCTTCTCTTTGTGCTCCCTGCAGGATGAACCTGTGTACCACGGTGACAGAGAGTGATGTAGCCAGAGGCAAGAACGCTCTGAAGGCCAGCCTGATTGGACAGCTCAATGGTACATAACGTGCCTGCAATGCatttccacaaacacacatgcaaactccTCAGAATCACCAGTCAACATGTCTGTTTTCCTTTAAGGAACAACACCAATTTGTGACGACATTGGCAGACACATCCTGAACTACGGCCGGCGTATTCCTCTGGCAGAGTGGGACGCTCGAATCGACGTGAGTTGACACTTTGAACTGCACT includes the following:
- the LOC143333470 gene encoding tubulin monoglycylase TTLL3-like, encoding MRTVVGMEATRSRASVHLGQEGHQATDRRCTPCPDSAGETEGWSKDQKVTPVVQQCNLGNSPQTTTPPEGKVHRSLVSLPVLNPERLRTAKALVDQAVKMHKVFSVQGPYPVIRTALRARGWVEQRVHRPNHHAYRYHNDEGRTSANDADDSDDDDDIVEKERDPDGLHDLMSRLVRNEMVYFYWTNRRDAINTNSLQKEQITNHFAKAGSFTTKVGLCVNLRNLHWFDSADPDTFFPRCYRLGAQDEKHAFIEDYRRTACASLLKYIVERERGVQGQAMSHSIQNQRMRGSKQRSRPVVRSQMIDNALKVCREFLESREHRDIDISLETPQTLTKEEWAEFIDSYYLVVHGGAEIENSDHFVTCCEAMLQRLVEISPQLDIDGIHNIWIIKPGAMSRGRGIKCAKRLDQILRLVDCDPTLIKESKWVVQKYLERPLLVHGTKFDVRQWFLVTDWNPLTVWFYKKCYLRFSTQPYSLDTLDSSVHLCNNSIQKHLRPSQQRHRGIPADNMWSDDQFKTFLSKQGREAQWQTVVVPGMKKAVIHALQTTQDLMESRKNTFELYGADFMLGCNLRPWLIEINASPTMAPSTPVTARLCTAVQEDTLRVVLDRRADRTANTGDFKLIYRQAAVEVPQYVGVHLLVEGFKIKCPCPLPPLSTYNHSAPKHRGYIKKKEPAADKVKPLPKLLLKSAEMQLRNASRGVLPAPLLPPEPPVPVPTETFTLQLPRTVKSIHLPFSTQSHSVFL
- the uqcrc1 gene encoding cytochrome b-c1 complex subunit 1, mitochondrial, whose translation is MAASVCRVGSTVGRVLAKNRSPILLSLRRGQASVSYAQSLVGAPETRLTTLDNGFRVASEETGHATCTVGLWISAGSRYESEKNNGAGFFLEHMAFKGTKKHAQTALEQQVESMGAHLSAYTSREHTAYYMKTLAKDVPKAVELLSEVVQSCSLNEADIEQQRGVLLRELEEVENNLQDVCLDLLHATAFQGSPLSQSVLGPPSNARILTRQDLVDYVNSHYKAPRMVLAAAGGVNHEELVGLAKSHFSGVPFEYEEDAIPVLAPCRFTGSEVRMRDDAFPLAHIAIAVEGASAASPDIVPLMVANSIVGSFDLTYGGGKHLSSRLARLAVEENLCHSFQAFHSSYSDTGLLGIHFVADKHHIEDMMHWSQNAWMNLCTTVTESDVARGKNALKASLIGQLNGTTPICDDIGRHILNYGRRIPLAEWDARIDAVTPRMVRDICSKYIYDKCPAVAAVGPIEQLPDYNRMRSAMYWLRF